TTCAGGCTTCAAAAACTTTCTCTTTTGGCAAAAAAGCTtttaatggttttaattttagCTTGATTtaatgcaagagaaaaataacccTCATTTGTAAGTACGGGACAAAAAATGTGTTATGTGCGGAGTTTATCCCCTTTTTAAACTTACTCAGCAGACTGATTTGTGGGTGAGAAGTGAAGGGTTACAAAGAGTCCAGCAGGCACTGTATAAGCAACTGATACACTATACAGccagtttattttgtttttcagggcaGTATGACTGCAatgactgtattttttcctttggataCAGCTAGGCTTAGACTTCAGGGTAAGTGTCAAAAATCTAGTTTCTTTGTACAATGGCATTTCTGTTCATCTTGGCCTGGGCACTCGCGAGGGTGGTTGTAGAGGGGGTGTTCTACATGAACAGGAGTCTTACTTGCGTCATAGTAACactgtttttccagctgaaggtaattcttccttttgaaaGTTGGGCAACATTTTAATTAGCTGAAAAGGCTGTTTGCTCTGTGGCTTTTAAATGATGATCTAAGACCAAAGCCAAAAACAAAGATGCGAGATTGCACAGGATTATATTTGTGCATTGTTGTTTTTGGTTGCTGAGAACACTTCAAAATGCAGGGGCGATATAATGAAAAACAAGTCTAGAATTATTCTAGAGGGTGGTTTAAAGGGAAAAGTCAGGGTTAGAATTGGGATTAGGAATATCCAATATTTACAGAAATGCATCTGGAGTATAAACTGTGTTGTTCTAAAACTCTATCTTCTAATCAAAAGTCACAGACTCAACAAGCATTTTAGAGCTATGACTAAAGCTCTGTTAAGAACTGGAGGCAGATTATCAGCCAGGTCGTCAGAAGTATGTGGTTGAGAAATGAATAGCTTTCAGTGCAGGAAGAGACTGCTTTGCCAAGGCTTAGCCGTTTGCAGATGAGCTGCAGGAGATTGCTCTGCTACTGGTGCTAGTCTGCTGTCCAAGGAATAACTTTGAGAGCAGTTAGGCAGGCCTGATTGTAGCCCTCTACCTAAGGGAACCTACTTTCAGTTCATGTTGCAACTACTAGGAACTGGTGATTATAGATACTCTGGAGCACCACAGAACCTGTCAGTCtgaggaagaataaaaaaaggaagtagTCTTACCTAGCAAATGAAAGTAAGGAGAAATAGGGTATTTCTATCCTTTATAAGGGAGAATAAACATGTGCTGCTTATAGGGTATATTCAGAATTGCAAGGATAAGGACTTGAAAAAGAGTGCTAAAAATTTGAATAATCTAAAAGTTTgattgttttgctttccagttgATGAAAAGCGGAAGTCAAAGACAACACCGGCTGTCCTTTTGGAAATAATCAAAGAGGAAGGCCTGTGAGTAGATActgattttctgtttgtcttcaTGTAGATAAGTTCTAAAACTAATTTGAATATGCTTTTAAAGTGGAACACTTAAAGGCCTGTATCTGTGTGGACagatttttattccaaattgaAATGTCTCCACACAAGTGTGATATGACTTATGACTCTTATGTGTTCATCTTTAGCTAACTAGGATTAACTTTCTTGAGCACCTTATGCAATTGATCTGTTCAGTGATGTAACTGTGCCTTCATTAGTGAGGTAGCTGTGCCTCCTCAGAAATGCAAATGTACCTTCATATACCTGATCAACCAGCTTTGTCTCCCTGGATTCTTGGGTGTGTCAGTTTCTCAATAACCTAGATGAAACTCCTGGACAACTGAGCCACCTTCAAGAGAACTGAGGCATGTTTCCCATTTGGAAGGTTTTTATCTTCTCCTAAGCATGTAGAAGTAAAGAACACATGACACTTTATGCTGGTGGGATTCAAAGTCTATCTAAAAGCAGTTTacttcagctgtgctgtgctttagTATTTGTCATAGTGTGAGCTGGCTGGGAAGAACAATTTTATGCCTGTCCTtgttaaaagtattttcctaACGGATCCCTGGAACTCCTAAGTAGACTAATGCTTCCAGGACATTAAAGCTGACAAAAGTTTAACTTGGCCCATAATGCAGTGTCACATCTGAATTTGGGCAGATGTATGCATGAGGAGTTCTCTGCCAGCTGATCTGTCTTGTTCACATTCCCACATTACCTCTGTCACATGAGGGTGGCAAGTAAActtcaattaaaagaaaaaagtaaaaaaaaagacatagtTAACTGAGGCGGAAAGACTGCAGAAGTGGTCATCCTACTTTGcctttgaaagacaaaaatcagtAGCTCTGGCAAGAGAGGAACATTGCTTCTTCCAAAGGTATTGGGAAGGCCTGGGAAAGCAATGGTACTAATTTAGAGAAGTgtctgaaataacaaaaaaaaaagtccaaacaaacaacaaatctGAAATATGATGTGAGATCATAAACATCTTGTTCACATTAGCTTGTAGAGTCTTGTCTCATTACCATACTCTCGTGAGACTGCTTTTCTTGTCTAGATAAAGCAAATAGGTTGAGCTGAAGGACTTCCTGCAGAAGTTCATCAAACAGCTTTCTTCCCTGCACTTCCATCCTTTTCTAGGTGATCTGAAATGTGTTCACTAGTGTACATCAAGTTTTTTCAAGATTGCAGTGAATCATGGATGCTGCTATTGACAACTTAAGTCATTAAAATAAACtcatgggttttgttttactttcatGTTTTGTACTATAAGATGTTTCATTTGAAAACCATCAGAAGTCATTCTTAATAAATCAACCAAGCCCAAACTAACACTCAGTTAGCGGACATAAACCCTAGAGgatgtttctctcttttccagcaCAGAAGAGATAGGTAATataagaatttgttttaatttggtttATGAATAACTGCATAGTCAGTTAATTTGTAACTGTATGGTAAGCTAAGCCTGTAACTTCAGAAGCAATTGTAACAAATAAGGTGTATTCCCAGCTACATGGGAAGGAGAAGCACTTGATGGATTTGAGATGAAAAAGTAGcatttacattttaagaaaagtCAGATGTGGTGTTTACCAGCCCTGCATCTTTTACAGTCTTATTGGAGATCCTTAAATTCTACATACTCCCAGTATTTAATGAATTCTAAAGAGCCTCCATAGTTACTGCtgttggggtggtttttttatgcttttaacaTGATACCAGCTCTACAGCTGTTGTGTACAACTCCAGTGAAGGCGTGTTTCAGTATCTTTTTTTGGATGTGTTGTAGAATGTGTTGGGAATGTAGGACTGTTTTACAGGATCATCAGGCCTGTCAGAGAAGGGAGCTTTGTTAGGCAGATGTTACAAAATCATTCCTGAATCAAGACAGGTTTAGATGATAATTCAGTTTTTTGTATGTGATTAATCTATATAAATTTATCTAGGTAATGTCTTTTTCTTACTTACCTAACTGATTTGCCCTAGATTTTACAGTAAGGCATTTGTTAGAAATTCTTCCTGCCTGTGTATCTTCTGTCCCCAGGTTGCATCCTTTGCCAAACTCTCCTAGGAGCAGTATATGAATTTCAGTAACTAgtcttcaatttttaaattttgtctgAGAATCcagatactttttttccttactcaGGAGTTAAGTATGGTTTGTTACCATTGCTGATAAAGACATATCTAGGTAGTACTTCCTGTAGTACACAGCATTGTATCTCTGGGATCCTCCACCAACACAAAATCAGCCAGATCACATAAATACTTTGCTGATTCTTACTGTGACTTTTTGCTCTCCATTAGGTTGGCACCGTATCGAGGATGGTTCCCTGTTATCTCCAGCCTTTGCTGCTccaattttgtttatttttatacatttaataGTCTTAAAGCCCTCTGGGTCAAAGGTCAGCATTCAACCACTGGAAAAGACTTGGTTCTTGGGGTTGTTGCAGGTAATGCTTTAAAATCTCCATTTTGTCAAGCATGTACTTTTGGTATATTCTATCTAATGATTTTCTTTATGAAGTCCTTTGGAGGCCACACTGAGTGCTCATGCCTCCCACTGCATGCAGACCTGCCTCTTTCTGATTGCTCCTCTGCGTCATCCCTGCCTCCTAGGGAGATGCATAAACCATTCCCGTTGTGAATTCTGGCACAAAGCGCAGTGTTCTTGTGGCTTAGGATGATATTTGTGTCTGATGTGGTGCTTATCTAAGCATCATCGCTAAGATGCTGAAGACAAGTGGCAGGGAGAGGTgatagttgggtttttttccagaggaaaagatATATGccaattttgaaataatttcaattacGGTAAGAAATTTTAATGTAAGCATTTGGGTGTCAGTTCAGACTTGGTTTTGGGTTGTCACCTGAAAGTGACAGGAAGTTTCTAGATATATGCAGGTCCAATGGGACcatatggggttttttttttctatcctcTTATGTGGATGCTGCAGTGCCTTCTTTGAAAGGATGATAACATTAGTGACTTTCTAGCATGCTTAGTGTGAAAAGTTACCACTGTGGGCTCGGTGTTTGCTAGTGATATTCTTCAGGGACTATTGCTCATGTGAATGCATAGAATCAAGCcgactaaaaaaaaaaaaaaaaccaaaaacaacaaaccaacctgTAAAAAAGAcccctgggtttggggtttttttgggggctggggaggagttGGTAGTTTCTTATAGTTTCACTGTAGGTATAATGACTGTCTGAATAGCTGGTGGAAGTAAGGAAGGAAATTCTTAAGCTGGCTGTATGTCTGTGGTAAGATTccatgtaaatatattttggaaTGAAGGCAACAAGAATTAGGGTATGAATTACCATTTACTTTTCCCATATGCTGTGTTGGTTTTATTCCTTCTTCCTACCAGAAATTTCAGTAGCCTGTGAAccagagggagaaaaggggataagaaaacatttgaaattttctttttcatgctgattttctttgtgctgtgttttgcattaGGAGTAGTGAATGTACTCTTGACCACCCCTCTCTGGGTAGTGAACACACGCCTGAAACTGCAGGGAGCAAAATTCAGAAATGAAGACATTGTACCAACCAATTACAGAGGCATAATAGGTAAGCACCTGTTGCTGTCTTTAGCCAAAGAGAAGttcatgaaatgaaatgtaTCAAGGTCTTCAAAGACTTTTGTTCATCTAACTGGTTTCACCCTGTAATCTCTATGCTACTCTGTCACTTTGCAGTCATTGAGTTTTACAGGAAACTGGACTTGGCTATTTGTGATGGTAATTAAGAGTTTGCAGTGTGCACTCCTGTAACTAAAATACCTTTTGCAAGGGCAGATATGTTATCATACAGATAATGGAGCAGCAGTGAGCCCCATGAAGTGGTAGCTTGGAGTCTCAGTTTGGACAGACAGTCTGAAAATTAAACTGCACTCACCTTAATGTCTTAATCACTCACATGTTTAGACTGTCTTCCTTttaaaaccaaccaaataaacaTTACTGTTATTTTGAAGAAAGTTTGGAAGACCTTAATGTGGATGCCacacttgaaaaagaaaaaaaaaacaaaaacagggaCTGCCTGAGCAGATAAGTTGTGTTTATGTTAATGACGATGTCACTACCTTTCTCTTAACTTCTGGATTAAAATGGCTTGCATAAAGGACTGCAGTGGATTTTTATACACTTCAAGGAGTGTTAGGCTTTAAGAGTAACTTCTCATATCTTTTATATTCAAAGTTTTGTACTCAAAatgttaatgatttttttcctcacattttgTCTCAGATGCCTTTCATCAGATAGTACGAGATGAAGGAGTCTTAGCTCTGTGGAATGGTACTTTCCCCTCCTTGCTGCTGGTCTTCAATCCTGCCATACAGTTTATGTTTTATGAAGGCTTTAAACgaaagcttttgaaaaagcagctgcaagTGAGTATGTTTTGAGGCCAGATGATGAGCATGCTCTGTTATCAGATAGGTTTTTTGATATGCATCATTTGAACAAATTCAGaatgtgggtttggttttggttcttGTATTTCCAAGTGGTTTTTTGAATTAGTGTGTCTCAAAAGGGTTCAGCATCATGAAATGATATGGGAATCTTTCATGTCCCTAGGGAAGAGATTCCTGTAATTAATTCTTCTACCTGTAAAAATAGAACCGAACCTCTTGCCCACATTTCCTTGCATATGTTCACAGGTCTTGATTAAAAGTAGAGATTTCAATTCTAATTTATCTTTTATAAGTCTTTACATACTGACTGTTTTGAAGCCTGCTTTTAATCCTTTTTGCAGTaaataataaccttttttttcttgaagaccTCAgtttttcaatataatttttccGGGAATGGACACTAGAATTAAGCATAGCATTGCAACCATTCCTTCCTgattttctaaataaaagtgCAATTGCTTTTCTGTCCCTGCTTTATActgctcttctttttccttattctttttccttgtctATATCAGATATAGAATCTCAGCTGAACTCATGTTCCTTTTATGTTCCAGCAAACTGGAAAGCATTTGTATGACATTTTCAGATAATGTCATAACATAATGTATCTTTAAGATGCTTTGCTGTTAATTTGTGATTTTAGAATGTTAGGTTATACCAGTATGTTACCAAGCCATCTTGTTTTTCCTCAAGACATAGTGAGATTATTTTTACCTGGGATTTTGCATCATCAGTgaggcttgtttttttttactgtctttagTTAATACTGCAGCTGTAGCACCCTATTTGTACCTGATGGATCTACTCTGTTACATTATGcacattattttaatgatgAGCTTAGCTTCCATCTGCATTGTTATTTTCTTGTTGGCTAATAACATacttatttctgtatttatttcttgtatttcttttaaattacttaGTTCCACCTTAAATTAGGGCATTTCTTTGTCCATGATCAGTGAAGAggggatatattttttttttacagctaggaatggtaatttttattttgaaaaacatttttcttcctgtttggTCTTTTCCTGGTTGTCCTAAATATATCAGGTTGACCTTTTTAAAGATGTGCATGTGTGAGTGTATTTTTGATTGCAATCaatatattttagaatatattttgaGCGTGTTTTGATACGGGCATCTGCTTATGTTCAGTGATTAATTCACTAAACATAAGATGAGATGCACTGTAATCAGCATAGGCTGTAACAATGTATTTGGTGCATCCTGGAGCAGTGTGAGCTTTGGAGCTGAGGGTGGGCTTCAGCAGGGGTTCTTAACTAAAAAGAGATGAGATTTTTAGCCTATGGCATCAAGACTAAAATTGTGCCTGGGAGTGTGATGATTATGTCTCAGGAAATGGAGTGATGTTCAAGGAATCTTTCGCTGTCACCTTTTCACAAGCACCGTATGACTTTTTGGTTTCACTGTTGCAAAAACTGAGATGCTTATTGATTGATGGTATGTTTAAATAATACTTCCTTATCTTTTGTCTACTCTTGGTGCTTTGAAGTGGTCTAATTGTATGGCCTTATATCAACTGTATTTTAGTAGTCTAATTATATTGAGGAATGCAAAAACAGGTGGAATTTACAAATAAACTTAAGATGTGGGAAAGTAAGTTGTTGAACCATAACCAACTCTTTAAAATGAGAAGTCCCTGAGATTTCATGAAATCTTTATGCCAAAGATCCTTAGATAATCTGGTAGCAGGTACCAGTACAGAATCCCCAAATACAAATGGGTAATTGGCTCTTTTGGTACTATGTGGAAGTAAATTTGTTCTTTATCTATTGAACAGCTCACATCTTTGGATGCTTTTGTCATTGGTGCAATAGCCAAAGCAGTTGCCACCACCCTCACTTATCCTCTGCAGACAGTACAGTCAATTCTGCGGGTaagtaataatttcattttatggtAACTCTGCTCTGACTCGGTCTGTATCGTGCAAGCCTTGTTCACGTggcttgtttttatttgtggtaATGGACCCATTGTTTCGGTAGGCGTTTTTTCCAGTGCAGGTCACTGATTAGAATGGCTTTCCTCTTTGGTTTTGACTGAGCTTGATATTCTGGTGCACGTTTGTTTCAAGTAGCTGGTAGGATTGGCAGTGTATTGTATTGGTACAGTGTCCCACAGAAGCTGATGCATTGTACTGCTTTTAGGCACTACAAAAATGTACATTTACTTCTTAGAATATACTTACTGGAATGTACATTTACTACTTGGAAAATGTGTCAAGTGGgaagttaaaattaaatcttCTAAAACCAGTCTGTTTCCAGATGACCtatgctaattaaaaaaaaaaaaattaaaagttctaTTCATAGATTTTGTTGTTCAGATGATGGTCTGACCTTGTCAGTGTCCAGAATGTGATTCATCAGGGGAAGCTGAGCTCCCTCATAAATAATACCTTTAACCACTTGCCTGGCCATGTAGGCTAATTGTAGTGGTAATGGAAACACTTGCATTTAATCTGACTTGCAATTTGTACATAgtctggaaaatgctgctgccttcagagTGTACCAATATTGTAATATTGACACAAGACAAAACCAGGGAGTAGGAGGGAAGGGGACCTGGCCATGTGTAAGCATATTGTACTTTAATTTGTGTGTTTTAAGCTCTGTAACAGTTAAATATTAGTAAGTGTTTCcacatgaaatatattttcctacGTAAGGAGGAGCCTTAACTTGCCTGTACAGTAAAGTCATTGTGTATGTACTAAAATTTGGACAGATTTGGAGAATGAGTTGAATTACTGAAAACAAGCCTTCCATGCTAAGAGTATGACTTTTCAGACCTCTCTAATAAGGGAATTTTCATGTTAATTGTTCATctgtaaaaagtaattttcaagcAAGTTTTATAATAATTTGTAACTCTAATTAGAGTGTAATAAATGTATCTTGATTTTTCATAACCTGTAAAAAAGTAGTTAGGATGCTATATTTCAAAGCAAGAGGATTTGAATATACTTACTGTGTAATTTTATCAGCAGTCAtcttttctgaagttttcatAATTTTTGATGAACTGAACTAATGCTTTCTTTCAGTGCCTCATCCTGTTTCAGCAGCCTGGACACATCTCAGTAGTAGCTAAACTAATAACACAGACTTCTGTTACTGGAGTGGCAGATACAGAAAGACATTTAAGCAAAAATAGCTCTGTTTGGATAAGTTGCAACATCAgtctgtttttaatttgtgatGCTCCTGTTTCCTTCTGGTGTGAAGGAGAACGGGAAGGAAAGTTGGAGTTGGAGGAAAGCCTGAGCATTGCACAGCAGTGCAGGTTTCATGGGGGTGCAGCCACAGAACAGCTTCAGCTCTCGTTCCTTTCCATGGTTCCTAGAGAAGTGGTTGCAGTCTTGAGGCTTCAtgttttttctgtctccatTTAGCTTTTTGAACAAAATTCTTCTGACTCTTAATGAtagtgtgaaaagaaaaaaaaatccagtgccAGCCCATCCTCTCCCTGTGATGATGGGGAGCACAAGGACCTTGTCTCTAGTTCTGCAGTCATTAGGAGTGACTTCTATCTCTTTGCTCTATGAAAGAATAGCCAGGAGCCCTGGACACATCTGTCGAGGACAGCAAAAATGTGTGTCTGTGACATCTATGCTGTCTAGTTCAGGCTTGCTCTATTTTGTGATGGGTTTTCTAATCTAAAGTTGGCATTGTTCCAGTTGATGAAATTCTTGTCACTCACACGAAGTGATGTAAAAAAGTAAAGGCTTagtattttcagaattaatattctgcatgaaaaaaaagtttcaggtatttttaaaaacaattttagcAGATTTGCACACAAGCTAATACAAGCTCAATATAATGAGTATAAACTTACACATCATAACCAAGTTCTGTCATCAAAGTAGtgcagaactttttttttgttttctttttaaccttAAACCTTTAGAAACTTACTATTTTTTAGAACTTATTTGGGCTCTTTGTAATAAAGTCTCTACTCCTTTGCTTTCAACTCTTTGGCACAGTTTTCTTCTTACTGTCATATAATGAACTGTTATCCTGTGTAATTGACAGTGGTAGcagcttccagctctgccattTGGTGTTCCTTCTCCTGGTCATTAGAACTATGTGACACTGGTGTTACTCGTTATGCAGTGAAACTGTTCTTTGGCCTATGTATCAGTGAAGAGCAGATAAATGAAATTTGCCTCTGGAGGTACAGCAATACCATTAATGTTCTCAGTGATCCCAGAAGAAAAAGTTCTCTTTAAAACTgaagtctttttttctcagtcataGAGAATGCTAATCCCTTTGGGAAGTCTTCTGCAGTAAACACTGAAGTGTTAACATCCTAgtgaaaaattaatgattttcttctctcttaaTGACCCTTTGTTTGTAGTACAAGAATTGTGCAGTGGTGGAGAAAAGAGGAGAATGAGGCACCTAATGGTGGCGTAGTGTGGAAGCCCATGCATTGTCTGGGCAGTGACTGACACTGTAACTTGGAACCTAGTTAGCAATTTTTGGGGGGTATGTCTGAGTCTGTGACAATAGTTCTTAACATTGATTTGTCAATATCAAACGGGTAGTTGCTGATGAGAAGATTGTGGATTTTGAGTGTATATTTACCTAATAACAGGAGATTTCCACTAGCattctgttgctgctgtttccacACAAGTTATTAAGACACATAGTAAAGGAACCTCTGTCGCCCTAGCATTCTCTTAAAACTTCTGAGCTGCCTAAATCAGCTGGCATACTTTACCTACTGTCAATGGTAATTTCTTACACCTAAGAAATAGCAGTTGCCTCAACATGATCTGGGAAAAAACTCATCCAACATGCATTGCTCAAGTTCACCATTCTTAGCACAGAAGCTTAATACAGTCTTCAAAAGCTATTAGGCTGTGCTGTTACAAATACAAGTGTGCCAACTCTTGTATATTAATAATTCATAGTTACAGCTAGCTGGCAGTACTATCAACCTGTATCAGATAAAAGTGTCAATGAATGCTAGAAAAGGAGTTGCTGAAATTGCTAGTTTAACTCTATAGCAGCAGCTATCGTGTGTACTGAAAACCAGCTTGGGGATAAGCAAGTGTAGtgagtaaaaaaagaaatattatttaggCCGGGTAGGTAGATGAAACAATTTTGAATTCTTCCACAGCAGTTCACACATAAGTGCTCCAAGACCATTGCTGGGCAGATAAATTTTGTGTTTGACTATGCAATCTCAATGTAGTAATGATTTGCAGGTGTGTGAAGGTCTGAATCTTTGTGAAGTGAAAgctgagaaagacaaaaagaactTGCTTTGAGTTTCATAACCATAAGACTCTGCACATTATGCTTTTGAGATCTTGAAAACTGCTTCCTCCAGAGCaactgaaagagaggaaatatttgTTAGAATCTAtcttaaaaccaaaccaaatcacaGTAGTATGTACAGTTTTAATGTTTGCAGCGTGAGCTTTGGCCTCTGTTCTCTGCTGGTAGTTATGTAACATGGAAAATGTTTAAAGAGATTTAGGATAGGCTCTCCAGATTTCATGCATGTATGATGTTCTCTGCCAGGCACAGTGGGGAAATAGTACAGCAAAatactcttcctttttttcagtttggacGTCACAGGTTGAACCCAGAGAACCGAACACTGGGCAGTCTTAGAAATGTTCTTTACCTTCTTCAACAGAGAGTGAGGTgagttttcccattttttttctcctaccaTGATAGAGAAGACTTGAATATTACTAATATTGTGAAAATGTTGCTGGGtctggattttgtttccttttgccTCCTTTAAACTTGACATTTGAGTCAACCTGGTTTTTGTAATATATTGTAGGATAAGCTGACAAACCCAGATTCTCCTAAATGTCTGTACAGTAATTGACATCAAGGATACATATGGATACTAATTAATTTCACCTCTCAACTTGAAAAGAAACAGGTTTCTTGCAGAGAAGACCTTaaatttctgcaaaattttttctttaaaatattactaaacATAGCTGGCTTAAAGTCAAGAATGGGTTTAAGATTCCTGCAGTTGGTCATTAACTTGTGATATTGATTCTTCTCTGTAGTGTACTGATTTACTTAGAGAAAGCTATTCatgcttgttttcttgtttggttttgttttctcctccttaGGCGTTTTGGATTAGTGGGACTCTACAAAGGCCTTGAAGCAAAGCTCCTGCAGACAGTCCTTACTGCTGCTCTTATGTTTCTGGTGTATGAGAAACTGACTGCAGCAACCTTCACAGTCATGGGCTTAAAGCACTCGCGCAGACATTAAAGAGGAACCTATGCCAAAGATTCTGGGCTCTAGAAAACACATTGCATTTCTGAGACCTGGCTGGGTAAACAAAGGGTCCTcactttctctgcttctctttttagCCACCTTTATCTCCAGTATTTGGAGAAATCTGGAATATGCTCAATGGGACCTGTTGCCATGAATTCAGGGATAGCCCATTCCCTATTGTTCTGTGTACTCACcgtgttaagaaaaaaaaacagagaccTTATTTAAGCACTTGACATGAAATTTAAACTATTAAGTGATTTGGTTATTTAGTTGATATTCTTGGCAAGAATGATTATCTCCCACTATACTTTCTTCTTTGCCCTCAAATTGTCCTCAACTATTCTTGTATCTTTATCTTCTGTCAGCAGCTGGTGGGGGctggttttgtgttattttcctTGACCTGTGTTTGTCACTTCTTATTcagttcattaaaataattcataaagAATAACATTTTTGGCATGGTTTTCTTTTACCTGCAAGCATGTTTGTGGCACAGGATCTGATGTTGCCCCAAATACCTGGTGGTGAGGTCTCTGAACTGCTGGAATGGATATTACAAGTGAGTGTGCAATCTGTCTTCTTGAATCCAGCTGTTTTGAATCTTGAACATTTTGAATGCAGATACTGGCTAGATTGGAGGAAGATAACCTCTTGCTTTTTCAAGCTGAGTCCCTCAAGCTGCCTCAAGAAAATGGGCTTGCTACAGAAATACATGAAGTTTTGTGACCCTGTTCTTTGTGAGAATATGTGAATTCCATGTTCTTATGCAGACAGGGGCCACTGCTTCAGAAGTGCTATGCCTGCTcaaaaatgtgctttgtttatttttccactgaTATTCCCAGACCATAAAGCCTAAAATGTGTATATTCTAACATGTGGATGTTCTTTTAGCATAGTTTTGGTCAGTATTCCTAGACCCtaaaatccaaattaaattcTGCTCTGTCAGTTTTTAAGTTGGCAGTAGGATTGTTCTGAAGAAGAGTTTCCTGTTTGAAGTATTGAAAAATTTCATGGCATTTTTAACTCCAAGAATGTCTAGAAGGAGGAGAAGACTTGAATGCTGGAGGAAATAGGTTACCAAATTGCAAAATGGCACCTGTTTCTGAAGTCTGAATTGAGTCCATTTTAAGAATGAAATTGTGAAATCATTCTGCAGATAATGTCT
The Motacilla alba alba isolate MOTALB_02 chromosome 1A, Motacilla_alba_V1.0_pri, whole genome shotgun sequence genome window above contains:
- the SLC25A17 gene encoding peroxisomal membrane protein PMP34, encoding MAGAGAARGSPELAGAAGPPGRAEQPPPPPRAAAMSSVASYESLVHAVSGAVGSMTAMTVFFPLDTARLRLQVDEKRKSKTTPAVLLEIIKEEGLLAPYRGWFPVISSLCCSNFVYFYTFNSLKALWVKGQHSTTGKDLVLGVVAGVVNVLLTTPLWVVNTRLKLQGAKFRNEDIVPTNYRGIIDAFHQIVRDEGVLALWNGTFPSLLLVFNPAIQFMFYEGFKRKLLKKQLQLTSLDAFVIGAIAKAVATTLTYPLQTVQSILRFGRHRLNPENRTLGSLRNVLYLLQQRVRRFGLVGLYKGLEAKLLQTVLTAALMFLVYEKLTAATFTVMGLKHSRRH